The following proteins are co-located in the Cupriavidus pauculus genome:
- a CDS encoding HNH endonuclease — MPLKSNTPSLLPDNASLTKDAVTGSTVKRNPVWSRDELLLALQLYLTHRSAPPSKDSPEVAALSLTLNKMGTTLGLGHDGSYRNRNGVYMKMMNFRRFDPEYTKNGKVGLARGNKDEEIVWARYAGNPLELSLVCRAIIQAIDDPLNGAGLGPEEPEVAEAEEGRILTRMHRVRERSRALVLAAKAAARKKYGRLCCEACGFDFEAEYGNRGANIIDVHHTRPLHSLAEGGITRLDELALLCANCHRVVHASRPWLSVEELAEIIKSERR; from the coding sequence ATGCCCCTTAAGTCGAATACGCCATCTCTTCTGCCTGACAACGCAAGTCTCACCAAGGACGCTGTGACAGGTAGCACCGTTAAGCGCAATCCCGTTTGGTCCCGCGACGAATTGCTCCTGGCGCTTCAGTTGTACTTGACGCATCGCTCCGCTCCACCCAGCAAGGACAGCCCCGAGGTGGCTGCGCTCTCTCTTACTTTAAATAAGATGGGCACAACCTTAGGTCTGGGACATGACGGCTCATACCGCAATAGAAACGGCGTCTACATGAAAATGATGAACTTCCGCCGCTTCGATCCCGAATACACGAAAAACGGAAAAGTTGGGCTTGCTAGGGGCAATAAAGACGAAGAGATCGTATGGGCGAGATATGCCGGCAACCCACTTGAACTATCCCTGGTATGTAGGGCAATTATTCAAGCTATCGATGACCCGTTAAATGGCGCTGGCCTTGGTCCGGAAGAGCCTGAAGTCGCAGAAGCCGAAGAGGGCCGGATACTTACTCGCATGCACCGCGTACGTGAACGAAGCCGCGCTTTAGTACTTGCCGCTAAAGCAGCTGCGAGAAAGAAGTATGGCCGCCTTTGCTGCGAGGCCTGCGGCTTTGACTTCGAAGCGGAGTACGGCAACCGCGGCGCTAACATTATTGATGTCCACCACACTCGGCCACTTCACTCGCTAGCAGAAGGCGGGATTACACGGTTGGATGAGCTTGCACTACTTTGCGCTAATTGCCACAGGGTAGTACATGCATCACGCCCATGGCTGAGCGTGGAAGAGCTTGCCGAGATCATCAAGAGCGAACGTCGGTAG
- a CDS encoding endo alpha-1,4 polygalactosaminidase has protein sequence MHSKLAGRRLARLAAATLVATLAACGGGGDDDGGSVVRVSEATTLAPTAVTTVDTATTRWMPSLNDTWQLQLQGTINTSYNVAVYDIDLFDTPQATINALKAQGKRVVCYFSAGSSENWRPDYSKFKPSDMGNALDGWAGERWLDTRSANVRAIMQARMDLAKSKGCDGVDADNVDGYTNNPGLPLTAATQLNYNRFLADQAHARGLAIGLKNAVAQLADLASSFDFAVNEQCFQYNECSGYSAFTVQGKPVFNVEYQAKWKDATTRQKLCAKARALNLRSLVLPLALNDKFRYSCD, from the coding sequence ATGCATAGCAAACTGGCAGGCCGCCGCCTTGCGCGACTGGCCGCGGCAACCCTCGTCGCCACGCTCGCCGCATGCGGCGGAGGCGGCGACGACGACGGTGGGTCCGTGGTGCGGGTGTCCGAAGCCACCACGCTGGCGCCAACGGCCGTCACCACCGTGGACACCGCCACCACGCGCTGGATGCCGTCGCTGAACGACACCTGGCAGCTCCAGCTCCAGGGCACGATCAACACCAGCTACAACGTGGCGGTCTACGACATCGACCTGTTCGATACACCGCAGGCCACCATCAACGCGCTGAAGGCGCAGGGCAAGCGGGTGGTCTGCTATTTCTCGGCGGGCAGCAGCGAGAACTGGCGGCCCGACTATTCGAAGTTCAAGCCGTCCGACATGGGCAACGCGCTGGACGGCTGGGCGGGCGAGCGCTGGCTCGATACCCGCTCGGCCAACGTGCGGGCGATCATGCAGGCGCGCATGGACCTGGCGAAGTCCAAGGGCTGCGACGGCGTGGATGCCGACAATGTCGATGGCTACACCAACAACCCGGGCCTGCCGCTGACGGCCGCCACGCAGCTCAACTACAACCGCTTCCTGGCCGACCAGGCGCACGCGCGGGGCCTGGCAATCGGGCTGAAGAACGCCGTCGCGCAACTGGCCGACCTGGCGTCGTCGTTCGACTTCGCGGTCAACGAGCAGTGCTTCCAGTACAACGAGTGCAGCGGCTATTCGGCGTTCACGGTACAGGGCAAGCCCGTGTTCAACGTCGAGTACCAGGCGAAATGGAAGGACGCCACCACGCGCCAGAAGCTCTGCGCCAAGGCCAGGGCGCTGAACCTGCGGTCGCTGGTGCTGCCGCTGGCGCTGAACGACAAGTTCCGCTATAGCTGCGACTGA
- a CDS encoding PD-(D/E)XK motif protein: MSANITFEQLRDTLERIESPLRGGERFTYWVLPRKLGIAKTADSAFEIFIVGPRLHPLTSTVRRHLEHARWEIAESGEQLDANRVVLPPGTHFASISALIAIELVRAGIDENRPLQQVMDDVEPIIELALRRRALSEEHVVGLVGELLCLETMLDAIVDRPELRMSVLDMWQGHRVGGRDFVIGDTAIEIKTTYQEHSSHMISGLHQVELWSASDEAVRQLFLLSVGLAENEHEGQTLPEIVGRVLERLGETPGSGCVLTPLQQRFVRDVASYGATDSSGYDHQSMAGWKVYAARFRSTFTPRLYDLLDEDVRILRRRDLTSTHVSSEDIQYRVNLPAAINGFNPAQSWRHVVVDVVKSALSI, encoded by the coding sequence ATGAGCGCTAATATCACCTTCGAACAACTCCGAGACACATTGGAGCGCATCGAATCCCCTTTGCGAGGAGGGGAGCGTTTCACGTATTGGGTATTGCCGAGAAAGCTTGGTATCGCCAAAACGGCCGATTCGGCATTCGAGATATTCATTGTGGGACCAAGATTGCACCCACTGACTTCCACGGTTCGAAGGCATCTTGAGCATGCCAGATGGGAAATCGCGGAGAGCGGAGAGCAACTTGATGCAAATCGTGTCGTGTTACCGCCGGGCACTCATTTCGCATCGATCTCTGCGCTCATCGCCATTGAACTCGTCCGAGCAGGTATTGACGAGAATCGGCCGTTACAGCAAGTGATGGATGATGTTGAGCCAATCATTGAACTCGCTTTGCGCAGGAGAGCGCTAAGTGAGGAGCACGTAGTCGGCTTGGTTGGGGAGTTGCTGTGCCTCGAAACAATGCTTGACGCAATCGTAGACCGTCCCGAGTTAAGGATGTCGGTGCTCGATATGTGGCAGGGGCATCGTGTCGGGGGTAGGGATTTTGTGATTGGCGATACTGCAATCGAGATAAAAACGACCTATCAGGAACACTCCTCTCACATGATTTCCGGACTTCATCAAGTCGAGTTATGGTCGGCTTCCGATGAGGCTGTGAGGCAGTTGTTTCTCCTAAGCGTGGGCCTGGCGGAGAATGAGCATGAAGGTCAAACATTGCCGGAGATAGTGGGGCGCGTGCTAGAGCGACTTGGAGAAACCCCAGGTTCGGGATGCGTTCTCACACCTCTTCAACAACGTTTCGTGCGTGACGTGGCTAGCTACGGAGCAACCGATTCGTCCGGATATGATCACCAGAGCATGGCTGGATGGAAGGTATATGCGGCGCGCTTCAGATCTACGTTCACTCCTAGACTCTACGATCTTCTAGACGAAGACGTCCGAATCCTTCGCCGTCGTGACTTGACGTCAACTCATGTCAGTTCGGAGGATATTCAGTACAGGGTGAATCTTCCCGCTGCGATAAACGGCTTCAACCCAGCTCAGAGTTGGCGCCATGTCGTAGTCGATGTTGTTAAAAGTGCACTTTCAATTTGA
- a CDS encoding PhoX family protein produces MSYITDKLRAPRRDAEGNKTVPGQTLEELVAANPARRRVLRGSLGVSLLSAFGGGTLLAACGGDDDNGAAPAPSPAPAPAPAPAPAPAPGQQPLDYSVNFQSLPSKITANQVTVPDTYETYVLFSAGDPVAAGAAGYKGAFQTSMETEQQAGGNHDGMHFFEIPGVDPQKGGLLVMNHEAPDAAILLPTAYNAATATPEQKRVVLSSVGVSVIEVELVAGKWQVKRNSLYNKRYSGNTAYRVSGPAASAVGPVVIGTLNNCSSGHTPWGTYLTCEETTDNYLDPTQPDEGYGWVVEIDPLQQLSGLPVKRTAMGRFDHENTAFMADASNRVAFYMGDDGTPGCIYKFIPSSAFDATNRLNNASLLDNGTLYAARFNADGTGDWIELTQGKNGLVAGASDPGNWTQAAPGATTPVAIDFNTQADVLINTKAAARVAGATLMDRPEWITVGQDKTIYCTLTNNGGRVQTDAANPRATNPHGHIVRWREDADSPLATKFKWEILLLAGDPSIAAANQKGNIVGSTFSSPDGIRVDPKGRLWIQTDAGTGSSVTSIFGANSMHYLDQTTRQTRRILVGPVGCEITGIAYTPDLTTFFINIQHPTGTGAAGGNWPDANLPSRSSTVVLRHKEGKPVGA; encoded by the coding sequence ATGTCGTACATCACCGACAAGCTCCGCGCGCCGCGCCGCGACGCCGAGGGCAACAAGACCGTCCCGGGTCAGACGCTGGAAGAACTGGTGGCCGCCAACCCCGCACGCCGCCGCGTGCTGCGTGGCAGCCTGGGCGTCTCGCTGCTGTCCGCGTTCGGCGGCGGCACCCTGCTGGCTGCCTGCGGCGGCGACGACGACAACGGCGCCGCGCCGGCCCCGTCGCCCGCGCCGGCACCTGCCCCGGCCCCCGCGCCCGCCCCGGCACCGGGCCAGCAGCCGCTGGACTACAGCGTCAACTTCCAGTCGCTGCCGTCGAAGATCACGGCCAACCAGGTGACCGTGCCGGACACGTATGAAACGTACGTCCTGTTCTCGGCCGGCGACCCCGTCGCGGCAGGCGCGGCCGGCTACAAGGGCGCGTTCCAGACGTCGATGGAGACCGAGCAGCAGGCCGGCGGCAACCACGACGGCATGCATTTCTTCGAGATCCCCGGCGTCGATCCGCAAAAGGGCGGCCTGCTGGTGATGAACCACGAGGCCCCCGACGCGGCCATCCTGCTGCCCACCGCCTACAACGCCGCCACGGCCACGCCGGAGCAGAAACGCGTGGTGCTGTCGTCAGTCGGCGTCTCGGTCATCGAGGTGGAACTGGTGGCCGGCAAGTGGCAGGTCAAGCGCAACTCGCTCTACAACAAGCGCTACTCGGGCAACACGGCCTACCGTGTCTCGGGCCCGGCCGCCAGCGCGGTGGGCCCGGTGGTCATCGGCACGCTGAACAACTGCTCCAGCGGCCATACGCCGTGGGGCACGTACCTGACCTGCGAGGAAACCACCGACAACTACCTGGACCCGACCCAGCCCGACGAGGGCTACGGCTGGGTGGTGGAAATCGACCCGCTGCAGCAACTGTCCGGCCTGCCGGTCAAGCGCACCGCGATGGGCCGCTTTGACCACGAGAACACCGCGTTCATGGCCGACGCCAGCAACCGCGTGGCGTTCTACATGGGTGACGACGGCACGCCGGGCTGCATCTACAAGTTCATCCCGTCGAGCGCGTTCGACGCGACCAACCGCCTGAACAACGCCAGCCTGCTCGACAACGGCACGCTGTACGCCGCCCGCTTCAACGCCGACGGCACCGGCGACTGGATCGAACTGACCCAGGGCAAGAACGGCCTGGTGGCCGGCGCATCGGACCCGGGCAACTGGACCCAGGCCGCCCCGGGTGCCACGACGCCGGTGGCCATCGACTTCAACACCCAGGCCGACGTGCTGATCAACACCAAGGCCGCCGCCCGCGTGGCCGGCGCCACGCTGATGGACCGCCCGGAGTGGATCACGGTGGGCCAGGACAAGACGATCTACTGCACGCTGACCAACAACGGCGGCCGCGTGCAGACCGACGCAGCCAACCCGCGCGCCACCAACCCGCACGGCCACATCGTGCGCTGGCGCGAGGACGCCGATTCGCCGCTGGCAACCAAGTTCAAGTGGGAAATCCTGCTGCTGGCCGGCGACCCGTCCATCGCCGCCGCCAACCAGAAGGGCAACATCGTCGGCTCGACGTTCAGCAGCCCGGACGGCATCCGCGTCGACCCCAAGGGCCGCCTGTGGATCCAGACCGACGCCGGCACGGGGTCGTCTGTCACCAGCATCTTCGGCGCCAACTCGATGCACTACCTGGACCAGACCACGCGCCAGACGCGCCGCATCCTGGTCGGCCCGGTAGGCTGCGAGATCACCGGCATCGCCTACACGCCGGACCTGACCACGTTCTTCATCAACATCCAGCACCCGACCGGCACCGGCGCCGCCGGCGGCAACTGGCCGGACGCCAACCTGCCGTCGCGTTCGTCGACGGTGGTGCTGCGGCACAAGGAAGGGAAGCCGGTGGGGGCTTGA
- a CDS encoding M48 family metallopeptidase: protein MRFLGGYPPNVLDQVRAAMAAGTLGDHLARRYPDRHLVQTDRALYDYTTEIKQEYLRSAPPLHKVGYDARLDTAQHALGLHTAISRVQGGKLKAKKEIRVASLFKDAPADFLRMIVVHELAHLKESDHNKAFYRLCEHMEPRYHQLEFDTRLYLAWREMERGPAQA, encoded by the coding sequence ATGCGATTCCTGGGCGGCTATCCGCCCAACGTGCTCGACCAGGTGCGCGCCGCGATGGCGGCCGGCACGCTGGGCGACCACCTGGCGCGCCGCTATCCCGACCGGCACCTGGTCCAGACCGACCGCGCGCTCTACGACTACACCACCGAGATCAAGCAGGAATACCTGCGCAGCGCCCCGCCGCTGCACAAGGTGGGCTACGACGCCCGGCTGGACACGGCGCAGCATGCGCTGGGCCTGCATACGGCAATCTCGCGCGTGCAGGGCGGCAAGCTGAAGGCGAAGAAGGAGATCCGCGTGGCGTCGCTATTCAAGGACGCGCCGGCCGACTTCCTGCGGATGATCGTGGTGCACGAGCTGGCGCACCTCAAGGAATCGGATCACAACAAGGCGTTCTACCGGCTCTGCGAGCATATGGAGCCGCGCTATCACCAGCTGGAGTTCGATACCCGGCTGTACCTGGCGTGGCGCGAGATGGAGCGGGGACCGGCGCAGGCGTAG
- the ettA gene encoding energy-dependent translational throttle protein EttA, producing MAQYVFTMNRVGKIVPPKRHILKDISLSFFPGAKIGVLGLNGSGKSTLLKIMAGLDKEIEGEATPMPNLNIGYLPQEPQLDPEQTVRESVEAALGGVFEARKKLDEIYAAYAEPDADFDALAADQAKYEAILAASDGNNAELQLDIAADALRLPPWDAKIGHLSGGEKRRVALCRLLLSRPDMLLLDEPTNHLDAESVDWLEQFLTRFPGTVVAVTHDRYFLDNAAEWILELDRGHGIPWKGNYSSWLEQKENRLKQEEASESARQKALNKELEWVRQNPKGRQAKSKARLARFDELNSQEYQKRNETQEIFIPVGERLGNEVIEFDNVSKGFGDRMLIENLSFKVPPGAIVGIIGPNGAGKSTFFKMLTGKEQPDSGEIKIGPTVKMAFVDQSRDALDGNKTVFEEISGGSDILTVGKYETPSRAYIGRFNFKGGDQQKTVGTLSGGERGRLHMAKTLIAGGNVLLLDEPSNDLDVETLRALEDALLEFAGCVMVISHDRWFLDRIATHILAFEGDSHVEFFPGNYQEYEADKKKRLGEEAAKPKRIRYKPISR from the coding sequence ATGGCACAGTACGTTTTCACCATGAACCGCGTGGGCAAGATCGTTCCGCCCAAGCGTCACATTCTCAAGGACATCTCGCTGTCGTTCTTCCCCGGCGCCAAGATCGGCGTGCTGGGCCTGAACGGCTCGGGCAAGTCCACGCTGCTGAAGATCATGGCCGGCCTCGACAAGGAGATCGAGGGCGAAGCCACGCCGATGCCGAACCTGAACATCGGCTACCTGCCGCAGGAGCCGCAGCTCGACCCCGAGCAGACCGTGCGCGAATCGGTCGAAGCGGCCCTGGGCGGCGTGTTCGAGGCGCGCAAGAAGCTCGACGAGATCTACGCGGCCTACGCCGAGCCGGACGCCGACTTTGACGCGCTGGCCGCCGACCAGGCCAAGTACGAGGCGATCCTGGCCGCCAGCGACGGCAACAATGCCGAGCTCCAGCTCGACATCGCCGCCGATGCGCTGCGCCTGCCGCCGTGGGACGCCAAGATCGGGCACCTGTCGGGCGGCGAGAAGCGCCGCGTGGCGCTGTGCCGCCTGCTGCTGTCGCGCCCCGACATGCTGCTGCTCGACGAACCCACCAACCACCTCGACGCCGAATCGGTGGACTGGCTCGAACAGTTCCTCACGCGCTTCCCCGGCACCGTGGTGGCCGTCACCCACGACCGCTACTTCCTGGACAACGCCGCCGAGTGGATCCTGGAACTGGACCGCGGCCACGGCATTCCGTGGAAGGGCAACTACAGCTCGTGGCTGGAGCAGAAGGAAAACCGCCTGAAGCAGGAAGAGGCCAGTGAATCGGCCCGCCAGAAGGCGCTGAACAAGGAACTGGAATGGGTGCGCCAGAACCCGAAGGGCCGCCAGGCCAAGTCCAAGGCGCGTCTGGCCCGCTTTGACGAGCTGAACAGCCAGGAATACCAGAAGCGCAACGAAACCCAGGAAATCTTCATCCCAGTGGGCGAGCGCCTGGGCAACGAGGTGATCGAGTTCGACAACGTCAGCAAGGGGTTTGGCGACCGCATGCTGATCGAGAACCTGAGCTTCAAGGTGCCGCCGGGCGCCATCGTCGGCATCATCGGCCCGAACGGCGCCGGCAAGTCCACCTTCTTCAAGATGCTGACCGGCAAGGAACAGCCGGATAGCGGCGAGATCAAGATCGGGCCGACGGTCAAGATGGCGTTCGTCGACCAGAGCCGCGACGCGCTGGATGGCAACAAGACCGTGTTCGAGGAAATCTCGGGCGGGTCGGACATCCTGACCGTGGGCAAGTACGAGACGCCGTCGCGCGCCTACATCGGCCGCTTCAACTTCAAGGGCGGCGACCAGCAGAAGACCGTGGGCACGCTGTCAGGCGGCGAGCGCGGCCGGCTGCACATGGCCAAGACGCTGATCGCGGGCGGCAACGTGCTGCTGCTGGATGAACCGTCGAACGACCTCGACGTGGAAACGCTGCGCGCGCTGGAAGACGCGCTGCTGGAGTTCGCCGGCTGCGTCATGGTGATTTCCCACGACCGCTGGTTCCTGGACCGCATCGCCACCCACATCCTGGCGTTCGAAGGCGACTCGCACGTGGAGTTCTTCCCCGGCAACTACCAGGAATACGAAGCCGACAAGAAGAAGCGTCTGGGCGAGGAAGCCGCCAAGCCGAAGCGCATCCGCTACAAGCCGATCTCGCGCTGA
- a CDS encoding carbohydrate-binding family V/XII, translating to MSFATPRPLGRVLIAVALLAAAAPPTLAARPASQAGAAQKLAPLTWPRHFEAAGEQVELYQPEIEKWEGNRLSGRAAVAIGPREGTPVYGVARFSALADIDKPSSLVQLSNIRIDSVDVPTRPQAADKLRQALIDRVAAPGLTVPLEELQASYAVSQQLARAARVPVKNDAPQILFATTPTLLAHVDGDPAWRDVPGTPFERAINSRALLLRDGGGELWLQAAGYWYRSESAGGTWEPVQNPPAPVLGAASRIKAAKDGARPDPMLPADGKTPPRPPAVLMATRPAELILTSGEPQMTPVAGTGLLTMSNADHAVFIDPSSNQTYVLLSGRWFRAAMLNGPWEFVPGAQLPAEFARISPQDPKANVLVSVPGTPQAREAEIAATIPQTASVSRSKAVAAITYDGTPRFESIPGTSLRYAANTGTPVIEVDPSHYYAVVNGVWFTASVPGGPWQVATEVPSAIYTIPPSSPLYYVTYVRIYSVTPTTVVVGYTPGYLGVVVNPDGTVVYGTGYVYPPYVGTYYYGYPVTYGYGAGFGIGVAEGFAFGFAAGAIWGAAVPYWGPFWYGGASFVNINQANFYGRWGQGTVTHAEGWNAWTGTQWRGTAGAGYNAATGARFQGSQGAAFNPYSGNYAAGRQGSFANPSTGREGAARGGVVGNEYTGNVAAGRQAAGYNAQTGRVAAGEAGIAGNTQTGQYAAGSRGFVANPNKDNAVVWNNGNVYAGHDGNVYQHTDDGWQKHTGNGWEPVQPNQDMQGRLDQQRQARQLGQQRFGNAAAQQWQGRFAGGGRFGGGGGRFHGFRR from the coding sequence ATGTCTTTTGCCACGCCTCGCCCGCTTGGCCGGGTCCTGATTGCCGTCGCGCTGCTCGCGGCCGCCGCGCCGCCCACACTGGCCGCGCGGCCGGCCTCCCAGGCCGGGGCCGCCCAGAAGCTGGCCCCGCTCACGTGGCCGCGCCACTTCGAGGCCGCCGGCGAACAGGTGGAGCTGTACCAGCCCGAGATCGAGAAATGGGAAGGCAACCGGCTCTCCGGCCGCGCCGCCGTGGCAATCGGGCCCCGCGAAGGCACGCCGGTCTACGGCGTGGCGCGGTTCTCGGCCCTGGCCGACATCGACAAGCCGTCGTCGCTGGTCCAGCTGTCGAACATCCGCATCGACAGCGTGGACGTGCCCACCCGCCCCCAAGCCGCCGACAAGCTGCGCCAGGCGCTGATCGACCGCGTGGCCGCGCCCGGCCTGACCGTGCCGCTGGAAGAACTGCAGGCCAGCTACGCCGTCTCGCAGCAACTGGCCCGGGCGGCGCGCGTGCCGGTCAAGAACGACGCGCCGCAGATCCTGTTCGCCACCACGCCCACCCTGCTGGCGCATGTCGATGGCGATCCGGCCTGGCGCGACGTACCCGGCACCCCGTTCGAGCGCGCCATCAACAGCCGCGCGCTGCTGCTGCGCGACGGTGGCGGCGAGCTGTGGCTGCAGGCGGCCGGCTACTGGTACCGCTCGGAATCGGCCGGCGGCACGTGGGAACCGGTGCAGAACCCGCCCGCCCCGGTGCTGGGCGCCGCCAGCCGCATCAAGGCCGCCAAGGACGGGGCCCGGCCCGATCCGATGCTGCCCGCCGACGGCAAGACGCCGCCGCGCCCGCCCGCCGTGCTAATGGCCACGCGCCCGGCCGAGCTGATCCTGACCTCGGGCGAGCCGCAGATGACGCCGGTGGCCGGCACCGGGCTGCTGACGATGTCGAACGCCGACCACGCGGTCTTCATCGACCCGTCGAGCAACCAGACCTACGTGCTGCTGTCGGGCCGCTGGTTCCGCGCGGCCATGCTCAACGGCCCGTGGGAATTCGTGCCGGGCGCCCAGTTGCCGGCCGAATTCGCGCGGATCTCGCCGCAGGACCCCAAGGCCAACGTGCTGGTGTCGGTGCCGGGCACGCCGCAGGCGCGCGAGGCCGAGATTGCCGCGACGATCCCGCAGACCGCGTCGGTCTCGCGCAGCAAGGCCGTGGCGGCCATCACCTACGACGGCACCCCCAGGTTCGAGTCGATCCCGGGCACGTCGCTGCGCTACGCGGCCAACACCGGCACCCCGGTGATCGAGGTCGACCCGTCGCACTACTACGCCGTGGTCAACGGCGTCTGGTTCACCGCCAGCGTGCCCGGCGGCCCGTGGCAGGTGGCCACCGAGGTCCCGTCGGCCATCTACACGATCCCGCCCAGCTCGCCGCTGTACTACGTGACCTACGTGCGGATCTACTCGGTCACGCCCACGACCGTGGTGGTGGGCTACACGCCCGGCTACCTGGGCGTGGTGGTCAATCCCGACGGCACCGTGGTCTACGGCACCGGCTACGTCTACCCGCCCTACGTCGGCACCTATTACTACGGCTATCCGGTGACGTACGGCTATGGGGCCGGCTTTGGCATCGGCGTGGCCGAAGGGTTTGCGTTCGGCTTCGCGGCCGGCGCCATCTGGGGCGCGGCAGTGCCGTACTGGGGCCCGTTCTGGTACGGCGGCGCCAGCTTCGTCAACATCAACCAGGCCAATTTCTATGGCCGATGGGGGCAGGGCACCGTGACCCATGCGGAAGGCTGGAACGCGTGGACGGGTACCCAGTGGCGCGGCACCGCTGGCGCCGGCTACAACGCCGCCACCGGCGCCCGCTTCCAGGGCAGCCAGGGCGCGGCCTTCAACCCGTACTCGGGCAACTACGCGGCGGGGCGCCAGGGGTCGTTCGCCAACCCGTCGACCGGCCGCGAGGGGGCGGCGCGCGGCGGCGTGGTGGGCAACGAATACACCGGCAACGTGGCGGCCGGCCGGCAGGCGGCGGGCTACAACGCGCAGACCGGCCGCGTGGCCGCCGGCGAGGCCGGCATCGCGGGCAACACGCAGACCGGCCAGTACGCCGCCGGCAGCCGTGGCTTCGTGGCCAATCCGAACAAGGACAACGCCGTGGTATGGAACAACGGCAATGTCTATGCTGGTCATGACGGCAACGTCTACCAGCACACCGACGACGGCTGGCAGAAGCACACCGGCAACGGCTGGGAGCCGGTGCAGCCCAACCAGGACATGCAGGGCCGGCTGGACCAGCAGCGGCAGGCGCGCCAGCTTGGCCAGCAGCGCTTTGGCAACGCGGCGGCGCAGCAATGGCAGGGCCGCTTCGCGGGCGGCGGGCGGTTTGGCGGAGGTGGCGGCCGGTTCCACGGGTTCCGGCGCTAG
- a CDS encoding metallophosphoesterase has protein sequence MSTRRSRRSLLVPTAIVGLLHAYIGARLLPALPLPMAVHALAVLWLVASALLIPAALMARRLAGGWADKLSWTGMLAMGFFSSLLVLTFARDLFLLVAMLAGWQPAGLAFYSATAVVGLSVAVSVIGYFNARGLARVKRVDVPIAGLPDAFHGFTIAQISDIHVGPTIKAPYLDRIVDTVNGLKPDAIAVTGDLVDGSVRELAPHTAPFARLSAPHGAYVVTGNHEYYSGAESWIEELTRLGLRVLMNEHVVVARGEASLVLGGVTDFTAGGFIESHRSDPAKALDGAPAGAAARVLFAHQPRSAPAAAAAGFDLQLSGHTHGGQFWPWNLFVPMQQPYVHGLNRHDNMWIYVSRGTGYWGPPKRFGAPSEITLVRLVKG, from the coding sequence ATGAGTACCAGGCGCTCCCGCCGTTCCCTGCTCGTTCCCACCGCCATCGTTGGCCTGCTGCACGCCTATATCGGCGCCCGGCTGCTGCCCGCGCTGCCACTGCCGATGGCCGTCCACGCGCTGGCCGTGCTGTGGCTGGTGGCGTCGGCCCTGTTGATCCCGGCCGCGCTGATGGCGCGGCGCCTGGCCGGCGGCTGGGCCGACAAGCTGAGCTGGACCGGTATGCTGGCGATGGGATTTTTCTCATCTCTCCTGGTCCTGACCTTTGCACGCGACCTGTTCCTGCTGGTGGCGATGCTGGCGGGCTGGCAGCCGGCCGGGCTGGCGTTCTACAGCGCCACGGCCGTGGTCGGGCTGTCCGTCGCCGTGTCGGTCATCGGTTACTTCAACGCGCGCGGGCTGGCGCGGGTCAAGCGGGTGGACGTGCCGATCGCCGGGCTGCCCGATGCGTTCCACGGCTTCACGATTGCCCAGATCAGCGACATCCACGTGGGGCCGACGATCAAGGCGCCCTACCTGGACCGCATTGTCGACACCGTGAACGGGCTCAAGCCCGACGCCATCGCCGTGACCGGCGACCTGGTGGACGGGTCGGTGCGCGAGCTGGCGCCCCACACGGCGCCGTTCGCGCGGCTGTCGGCCCCGCATGGCGCCTACGTGGTGACCGGCAACCATGAGTACTACTCGGGCGCGGAGTCGTGGATCGAGGAACTGACGCGGTTGGGACTGCGGGTGCTGATGAACGAGCACGTGGTGGTGGCGCGCGGCGAGGCGTCGCTGGTGCTCGGCGGCGTGACCGATTTCACGGCGGGCGGCTTCATCGAGAGCCATCGCAGCGACCCGGCAAAGGCGCTGGACGGCGCCCCGGCCGGCGCCGCGGCCCGCGTGCTGTTTGCCCACCAGCCGCGCTCGGCCCCGGCGGCGGCGGCGGCCGGCTTCGACCTGCAGTTGTCAGGACACACCCATGGCGGCCAGTTCTGGCCCTGGAACCTGTTCGTGCCGATGCAGCAGCCCTATGTGCATGGGCTGAACCGGCACGACAACATGTGGATCTACGTGAGCCGCGGAACGGGCTACTGGGGTCCGCCGAAGCGGTTCGGGGCGCCGTCCGAGATCACGCTGGTACGGCTGGTGAAGGGGTAA